In Gossypium arboreum isolate Shixiya-1 chromosome 6, ASM2569848v2, whole genome shotgun sequence, the following are encoded in one genomic region:
- the LOC108485067 gene encoding uncharacterized protein LOC108485067 — protein MSNLTKLEFVALDVTGNNYLSWVLDAEIHLDAKGLGETIKEGNEESTQDKAKAMIFLRHHLYEGLKTEYLTVNDPQILWANLKERYDHQKTTQYREKGFQKYSELISCLLVAEQNNELLMKNHELRPTGSAPFPEANVSLHNGQELKETHHANSSVRGRGRGRGRGRGHRYGYGRGGRFKNSHSYQKWDRKNGKKVETNLVYKDGEGDFDDGNATHLEVADFLSAPEGNY, from the exons ATGTCAAATCTTACAAAACTCGAATTTGTGGCTCTGGATGTCACTGGAAATAACTATTTATCATGGGTACTAGATGCTGAAATTCACTTAGATGCAAAGGGTCTTGGTGAGACTATTAAGGAGGGAAATGAAGAAAGTACACAAGATAAGGCCAAGGCCATGATTTTCCTTCGCCATCACCTCTATGAAGGTCTAAAGACCGAATATTTGACTGTTAATGACCCTCAAATTCTTTGGGCCAATCTAAAGGAAAGATATGACCACCAGAAAACT ACACAATATCGTGAAAAAGGCTTTCAGAAATACTCTGAATTAATTTCTTGTCTCCTAGTGGCGGAGCAAAACAACGAGCTGCTAATGAAAAACCATGAATTACGCCCAACTGGCTCTGCTCCATTCCCTGAAGCGAATGTGAGTTTACACAATGGACAAGAATTAAAAGAAACACATCATGCAAATAGTAGTGTGCGTGGCCGTGGTCGTGGCCGAGGGCGTGGCCGCGGACATAGATATGGATATGGTCGAGGTGGTCGTTttaaaaattcacattcctaccaGAAGTGGGATCGGAAAAATG GAAAGAAAGTAGAAACCAATCTTGTGTATAAAGATGGCGAAGGTGATTTTGATGATGGCAATGCAACCCACTTAGAAGTGGCTGATTTTCTTTCTGCCCCTGAAGGAAATTATTAA